A single genomic interval of Carassius auratus strain Wakin chromosome 30, ASM336829v1, whole genome shotgun sequence harbors:
- the LOC113049856 gene encoding transmembrane protein 203-like: MLFSLRELVQWLGFATFELFLHLSALLVFSVLVALHMDVDKQTLEMSWWLVFSPLFAADGLSTYFTAIVSIRLYQEGEKRLAVLRLLWVLTLLSLKLVCEVLLCQKLAEQNQAQSDLWFGLIVSPLFILLQLLMIRACRVN, encoded by the coding sequence ATGCTGTTCTCTCTGCGAGAGCTGGTGCAATGGTTGGGCTTTGCCACATTCGAGCTGTTCCTCCACTTGAGTGCACTGCTGGTCTTCAGCGTGCTGGTGGCCCTACACATGGATGTGGACAAGCAGACTCTTGAGATGAGCTGGTGGCTTGTCTTCTCACCATTGTTTGCTGCTGATGGCCTCAGCACTTACTTCACAGCCATTGTGTCCATCCGCCTCTATCAAGAAGGAGAGAAGCGGCTGGCTGTGCTGCGATTGCTGTGGGTGCTTACTTTGCTCAGCCTCAAGCTGGTGTGTGAGGTGCTGCTATGCCAGAAATTGGCTGAACAGAACCAGGCACAAAGTGATTTGTGGTTCGGGCTTATTGTTTCCCCACTGTTCATCCTTCTGCAGCTGCTCATGATTCGTGCTTGTCGTGTCAATTAA